In Reichenbachiella agarivorans, one genomic interval encodes:
- a CDS encoding outer membrane beta-barrel protein has translation MKKILIPLVLILGMALESYSQVSCTQKLSEAEDLYDAGRLYEVTKKINEGNCLSSGKDGFTKEEKIKAYRLLALVYLFMDNEPDAEDAVVNLLLVDPEHPENDPNDPAELKYLFAKYRSKPIFRIGTFIGGNATGIHSMKTYAVFNTSSNDFDSVGSPISKQYSSKMGFSAGIGIEYMLVKNLEILLRATYASNVYEVNYNLISNGSYEATNAFEVLLTESQQWLRTPLALRYNIPIGTVTPYVMGGVSFDWLLSAKMTGNRGGLGTKFVTDLDLVDLKMRNRTNWSYLGGVGMKVNFKRTDSFFIEATYSVGAQNFVNSANRYASDQLNYNMGHIDDDMAINSLAVKVGYIKSFYNPKKYSDKKLQKVNQKRAKK, from the coding sequence TTGAAAAAAATACTTATTCCACTAGTACTTATTTTGGGAATGGCTTTGGAGTCTTATTCGCAAGTGAGTTGTACCCAAAAACTGAGTGAAGCTGAAGATTTGTATGATGCAGGTAGGCTTTATGAAGTGACCAAAAAAATCAATGAAGGAAACTGCTTGTCATCAGGAAAGGATGGATTCACGAAGGAGGAGAAGATCAAAGCGTATCGTTTGTTGGCATTGGTTTATTTATTTATGGATAACGAACCTGACGCAGAAGACGCTGTTGTGAACCTACTATTGGTAGACCCAGAGCATCCGGAAAATGATCCAAATGATCCTGCGGAGCTAAAGTATCTTTTTGCAAAGTATCGTTCCAAACCCATCTTTAGAATTGGGACTTTTATCGGAGGAAATGCAACTGGTATTCATTCAATGAAAACCTATGCAGTGTTTAATACCTCATCCAATGATTTTGATTCTGTAGGGAGTCCAATTTCCAAACAATATTCCTCTAAAATGGGTTTTTCAGCAGGTATTGGAATAGAATATATGTTGGTCAAAAATCTAGAGATTTTATTAAGAGCAACGTATGCCAGTAATGTATATGAGGTCAATTACAACTTGATTAGCAATGGTAGTTATGAAGCAACCAATGCTTTTGAGGTATTGTTGACTGAGTCCCAACAATGGTTGAGAACACCACTGGCTTTGCGGTACAACATTCCTATTGGGACAGTGACACCCTATGTAATGGGAGGAGTATCCTTTGATTGGTTGTTGAGTGCAAAAATGACAGGTAACAGAGGAGGATTAGGAACCAAATTTGTGACTGATTTAGATTTGGTGGATTTAAAAATGCGAAATAGGACGAATTGGTCATATCTAGGAGGAGTGGGAATGAAAGTTAATTTTAAGCGGACAGACTCCTTTTTTATAGAAGCTACTTACAGCGTAGGTGCGCAGAATTTTGTTAACTCCGCCAATAGGTATGCTTCGGATCAGTTGAATTATAATATGGGACATATAGATGACGACATGGCCATCAATAGTTTGGCTGTCAAGGTGGGTTATATCAAGTCATTCTATAATCCTAAGAAGTATTCGGATAAGAAACTGCAAAAGGTAAATCAGAAGCGAGCTAAGAAATGA
- a CDS encoding nSTAND1 domain-containing NTPase: MTEKDLHTSDTRLDDITQFVDPFPGLRPFGVEESHLFFGREGQSDEVLMKLSENKFVGVLGASGSGKSSLMYCGLIPTLYGGFMTQAGSNWRIVVTRPGGGPIDNLAESLLSKDEQYNSIDEEDKLIRKTITSTVLRSSSLGLIEAVKQLKSSEHENVLILVDQFEELFRYKKLETLSSDLDESSAFVNLLLEAVHQYDAPIYVALTMRSDFIGDCAQFPELTQMINDSHYLIPQMTRDQKRLAIEGPVAVGGGKIAPRLSQQLLNDVGDNPDQLPILQHALMRTWQFWKEHRREDEPMDLKHYNAVGTLREALSQHANEAFDSLSKREQQICESMFKALTERGTESSGIRRPTKVGTIAAISGVTEDEVGRVVDKFREPGRTLLMPPHGVRLDSDTVIDISHESLMRIWTRLKSWLDEESRSAEMYLKLSDSAERFQMGRAGLWKMPDLQLALNWQEENKPTLVWGQRYEPAFERTMVFLETSKKAYETEQRNKELLQKRALRRSRLIAVVLGVAMLICIFFVVLAQIRAGEAKKQTAKAEANLELAKIQEAKALEQEKLANEKTVEARKALERADEERLRAQAEAENARKAEAAANAQRLKAEAAQALATRNANKARASAEEARLAQIEADKSAQVANEQKLAALALRYQAIANSMAIKSLNIDDDVEQQALIARQAWKFDNQYSTKQYNPDVYAGVYYATKALTGGDSSTFNHYIGHTEAVRSVKYSKDGQRMYSTGSDGRILLWDMDTRKSTQLLNNYQVNRVVDISPDENWLAIGSDNDQILLYNLKSKDAVPKEIKGHQGVVHDLVYLNNNKGFIFTSSDKVIRLYDFNQSKEIARVASRVKSLAISPDGRYLAGGSDSGSVYLWDMENNYEETSLYVQQGASVSAVTFSGDGRILAFGDETGDIVLWDLEDNRTIKKLSSHNATVTELDFNNDNSLLASSSLDGTAKLWVMKYLNDLPIDLDDHQSLDKIGNKSYVWAVSFAPDGYSLVTAAGDGVIRLWPTQPDQMALAICEFDIVNENLTQTTWEAYVGDDIEYEYTCEGMPKREELE, encoded by the coding sequence ATGACCGAAAAAGACTTACATACTAGCGATACCAGATTGGATGATATCACCCAATTCGTAGACCCCTTTCCGGGGTTGAGACCCTTTGGTGTAGAAGAAAGTCACCTGTTCTTTGGACGTGAGGGTCAGAGCGACGAAGTTTTGATGAAATTGTCAGAGAACAAGTTTGTTGGAGTTTTAGGCGCATCAGGTAGTGGGAAATCATCTTTGATGTATTGTGGATTGATACCTACGCTATATGGTGGGTTCATGACTCAAGCCGGATCCAATTGGAGAATTGTCGTGACAAGACCAGGTGGAGGTCCTATTGACAACCTTGCAGAGTCTTTGCTATCCAAAGATGAGCAATACAATAGCATAGACGAAGAGGATAAGCTCATCCGTAAAACTATTACTTCAACAGTATTGAGAAGTAGTTCTTTGGGCTTGATCGAGGCAGTGAAGCAACTCAAGTCATCAGAACATGAAAACGTATTGATTCTGGTCGATCAGTTTGAAGAGCTTTTTAGGTACAAAAAATTAGAAACCTTGTCTTCAGATTTGGACGAGTCTTCTGCATTTGTCAACCTCTTGTTGGAGGCAGTTCATCAGTATGATGCACCGATTTATGTAGCATTGACGATGCGATCAGATTTTATTGGTGATTGTGCACAATTCCCAGAATTGACGCAGATGATCAATGACAGTCACTATTTGATTCCACAAATGACGAGGGATCAAAAAAGATTGGCTATCGAAGGACCTGTAGCTGTAGGTGGAGGTAAAATAGCGCCCCGTTTGTCTCAGCAATTGCTCAATGATGTCGGAGATAATCCCGATCAACTCCCAATTTTGCAACATGCATTGATGCGTACATGGCAATTTTGGAAAGAGCATCGTCGTGAAGACGAGCCTATGGATTTAAAGCACTACAATGCAGTAGGTACTTTGAGAGAAGCACTCTCTCAACACGCCAACGAAGCTTTTGATTCATTATCCAAACGCGAACAGCAGATTTGTGAGTCTATGTTCAAGGCGCTGACAGAGAGGGGGACAGAATCCTCTGGTATCAGACGTCCTACCAAAGTAGGGACTATTGCTGCAATATCTGGCGTCACAGAAGACGAAGTAGGCAGAGTAGTAGACAAGTTTCGCGAACCAGGTAGAACCTTGCTGATGCCGCCGCATGGTGTTAGACTAGATTCAGATACGGTAATCGATATCTCTCACGAAAGTTTGATGAGAATCTGGACAAGGCTCAAGTCCTGGCTGGACGAAGAATCTAGGTCAGCAGAGATGTATCTCAAACTGTCTGACTCAGCTGAGAGATTCCAGATGGGTAGAGCAGGTCTGTGGAAGATGCCAGATTTGCAATTGGCATTGAACTGGCAGGAAGAAAACAAACCAACTTTGGTTTGGGGACAGAGATACGAGCCTGCCTTTGAACGTACGATGGTTTTTCTTGAAACCAGCAAGAAGGCATATGAAACTGAGCAGCGCAACAAAGAATTGCTGCAAAAACGAGCTCTGAGACGATCTAGGTTGATTGCTGTAGTGCTTGGGGTAGCGATGCTGATATGTATTTTCTTTGTGGTACTAGCTCAGATACGTGCTGGAGAAGCAAAAAAACAAACCGCGAAGGCAGAGGCCAATTTGGAATTGGCCAAGATTCAGGAGGCGAAAGCATTGGAGCAAGAGAAGCTGGCTAATGAAAAAACGGTAGAAGCTAGAAAGGCACTGGAAAGAGCAGATGAAGAGAGGCTGAGGGCACAAGCTGAAGCAGAAAATGCGAGGAAGGCAGAGGCAGCAGCCAATGCTCAGAGGCTAAAGGCAGAGGCTGCACAAGCACTCGCTACTAGAAATGCTAATAAAGCCAGAGCAAGTGCAGAAGAGGCACGTTTGGCACAGATTGAGGCAGATAAAAGTGCGCAAGTTGCCAATGAGCAGAAGCTAGCTGCATTGGCACTTCGGTATCAGGCAATTGCCAATTCGATGGCAATCAAGTCACTCAATATAGATGATGATGTGGAGCAGCAAGCGTTGATCGCGCGCCAAGCTTGGAAGTTTGATAACCAGTACTCAACCAAGCAATACAACCCTGATGTGTATGCTGGGGTGTATTATGCAACCAAAGCATTGACAGGTGGAGATTCATCTACTTTTAACCACTACATAGGTCACACTGAGGCAGTTAGGTCTGTGAAGTATTCCAAAGATGGCCAACGCATGTACTCTACAGGTAGCGACGGGAGGATTTTGCTATGGGATATGGATACCAGAAAAAGCACACAATTGCTCAACAACTACCAAGTCAACCGTGTAGTCGATATCAGTCCTGATGAAAACTGGCTGGCAATAGGTAGTGACAATGATCAGATTCTTTTGTACAATTTGAAGAGCAAAGATGCCGTTCCTAAGGAGATCAAAGGACACCAAGGGGTGGTACATGATTTGGTCTACCTCAATAACAACAAAGGATTCATATTTACTTCCAGTGACAAAGTGATCAGGCTTTATGATTTTAACCAGAGCAAGGAAATAGCAAGAGTTGCTTCAAGAGTCAAATCATTGGCAATTAGTCCTGATGGGAGGTATTTGGCAGGAGGAAGTGATTCTGGGAGTGTCTACCTCTGGGATATGGAAAACAACTACGAGGAAACCTCTCTCTATGTACAACAAGGTGCTTCGGTGAGTGCAGTGACCTTCAGTGGGGACGGGCGTATCCTAGCATTTGGAGATGAGACGGGTGACATAGTTTTATGGGATTTGGAAGACAACCGTACCATCAAAAAACTGAGTTCACATAACGCTACGGTTACTGAATTGGACTTTAACAACGACAATTCACTGTTGGCTTCATCTAGTTTGGATGGTACAGCCAAACTATGGGTGATGAAATACCTGAATGACCTACCGATAGATCTTGATGACCATCAAAGTTTAGACAAGATTGGCAATAAGAGTTATGTCTGGGCTGTATCGTTTGCGCCAGATGGTTATTCTTTGGTCACCGCAGCTGGCGATGGCGTGATTAGGTTGTGGCCTACTCAGCCTGATCAGATGGCATTGGCAATCTGTGAGTTTGACATTGTCAATGAGAATTTGACTCAAACGACATGGGAGGCCTATGTAGGGGATGATATTGAATATGAGTACACCTGTGAGGGAATGCCTAAACGTGAAGAATTAGAATAA
- a CDS encoding HEAT repeat domain-containing protein — translation MGVFLATYQVGAETLFIGTLGEAYLDVAFFLAGALGIFTTALYVYIQKRSNFSTLVVSNAFLIFLFISLLRLAFWYTDYDQLDEGFQILPFILFVMIGPVTAITLLGFWGIFGRIFDLKQAKRTIGGIDTGQLTATMIAFFSIPLLTSLDIIDNTYDLLFFSAFSALGILIVTIWIVKDYNLDATTKTRKDEKVTVRQITYRDLFKDKYMRMLCLFMVFSMSSAVFANYVYISATEIMYPVDPNPEKGDEELRNFLSFANAAVMVLSFIIQSFINDIIIGRFGLRVSLMVMPLVLGLFTIGAIFSGHMFGYEEKTDEFLFFFIFLVVGKVFTSSLKDALENPAFKLFFLPFDVKIRFDIQSRIEGVVNQTAILIAGGLQIVMGLFVFFELIHYAYFILLLAGFIIYYAGKLYTEYKSQLLLTLEDQKVKLHGAGTKNEYNTINILKKELLRRDEGRAQNALKLMEKMEPILLDFSLLDFIRSQHKSLRQYAYYRLGYLMSFNTLDILEREIKKEEDPEVRLVAANTIEVLQELEDYQLTEAGIKKLVRSTETKDRIFAARVLVKLEDDKFVPFLTELLRDINPSVRRAAITTAGKLKRPEFWNVLIENLHIPAYSNYADSALIASGETVFYAIDSAFYKTAQHTDTMVRIIQIMGKIGGKTASEMLWKKIDFPDKAIVSEMLLSLSYIGFSAKDFYAARIKIAIESTISDLAWNIKAVQEIPRTDFFDRLIFAAFEEENKKNFDLIFMLLSMIYDAQSIKLVRDNIDLGTTDSVSFGIEMLDIFVDENIKPKLSAVLDDVTPEEKLKRLNNYFPPENFEDYSDLLLQIVNRDYNNINKYTKCLAIYKLSLIRGQKVTDDLIANLFNPDYVMVQTAAATMYKLDADAYQYHTKRLKTTLKKRLDKDIVPPVFKINQEDVHQKLLVIERVIMLKQIEIFKGIPGVILLELCKRFEEIKVGANTTIAEIGDYGTAPVYIVLKGSLRVDYEDGTSKILEEKGIVGHKLILMSDVYPYNLTTETECLLLTIGKDELYDAVSRNVEMVDGILTIVNESEIEEEVESLFN, via the coding sequence ATGGGGGTTTTTTTGGCTACCTATCAAGTAGGAGCAGAAACGCTATTTATTGGCACTTTAGGGGAGGCTTATCTTGATGTCGCATTTTTCTTAGCGGGTGCTCTAGGAATATTCACAACAGCCTTGTATGTGTATATCCAGAAAAGGTCAAATTTTTCTACATTGGTTGTTTCCAATGCTTTTCTGATTTTTCTTTTCATATCACTGTTGAGACTGGCATTTTGGTACACAGACTATGATCAACTAGATGAAGGGTTTCAGATATTGCCTTTTATTTTGTTTGTAATGATAGGGCCTGTGACTGCTATCACACTATTGGGATTTTGGGGGATATTTGGTCGGATATTCGATCTCAAGCAAGCCAAACGAACCATAGGGGGAATCGATACTGGACAGTTGACGGCTACCATGATTGCCTTCTTTTCTATTCCGCTTTTGACTAGTTTGGATATCATTGACAACACGTATGACTTGTTGTTTTTCTCTGCATTTTCTGCCTTAGGTATATTGATCGTGACGATTTGGATTGTCAAAGATTACAACCTGGATGCCACGACTAAAACCAGAAAGGATGAGAAGGTTACTGTCCGACAAATAACATATAGAGACTTGTTCAAGGACAAATACATGAGGATGCTGTGCTTGTTTATGGTGTTTTCTATGAGTTCAGCGGTATTTGCCAATTACGTTTATATTTCTGCCACAGAAATCATGTACCCTGTTGATCCCAATCCAGAAAAGGGAGATGAAGAGTTAAGGAATTTCCTATCGTTTGCCAATGCGGCGGTCATGGTATTGAGTTTTATCATCCAAAGTTTTATCAATGATATCATCATTGGTCGTTTTGGGTTGAGGGTATCACTGATGGTGATGCCATTGGTACTTGGTTTGTTTACGATTGGTGCGATTTTTTCTGGACACATGTTTGGTTATGAAGAAAAAACAGATGAGTTCCTCTTTTTCTTTATCTTTTTGGTTGTAGGCAAGGTGTTTACCTCTTCACTCAAGGATGCGCTAGAGAATCCCGCCTTCAAATTGTTTTTCTTGCCCTTTGATGTAAAAATCCGCTTTGATATCCAATCAAGAATAGAGGGAGTAGTCAATCAGACTGCGATCTTGATTGCTGGAGGCTTGCAGATAGTCATGGGTTTGTTTGTCTTCTTTGAACTCATTCATTATGCCTACTTTATCCTTTTACTGGCAGGGTTCATTATTTACTACGCAGGCAAACTGTACACTGAGTACAAGTCACAATTGCTACTGACTCTGGAAGATCAAAAGGTTAAACTTCATGGTGCAGGAACAAAAAATGAATACAATACCATCAATATTCTGAAAAAAGAACTCTTGAGAAGGGACGAGGGAAGAGCGCAAAATGCCCTCAAATTGATGGAAAAAATGGAGCCAATTCTGCTCGATTTTTCATTGCTAGATTTTATTCGCTCACAGCATAAGTCACTTCGACAATATGCCTACTACCGATTGGGGTATTTGATGAGCTTCAATACGCTGGATATACTAGAGAGAGAGATTAAGAAGGAAGAAGACCCAGAGGTTCGTTTGGTAGCTGCCAATACTATAGAGGTACTTCAGGAGTTGGAAGATTACCAGCTTACCGAGGCAGGAATCAAGAAATTGGTACGGTCTACTGAAACCAAAGATAGGATATTTGCGGCACGAGTGCTGGTTAAGCTGGAGGATGATAAGTTTGTGCCGTTCCTCACCGAGCTGTTGCGTGACATCAATCCTTCTGTACGCAGAGCGGCCATCACCACTGCAGGGAAGCTGAAGCGACCAGAGTTTTGGAATGTCCTGATAGAAAATTTGCACATACCTGCGTATAGCAATTATGCTGATTCAGCATTGATAGCTTCTGGAGAGACGGTTTTCTATGCCATAGATTCAGCATTTTACAAAACTGCACAGCATACGGATACCATGGTTCGGATTATTCAAATCATGGGTAAGATTGGGGGAAAAACCGCCAGTGAAATGCTCTGGAAAAAGATTGATTTTCCTGACAAGGCCATCGTTTCTGAGATGCTGTTGTCACTCAGTTACATTGGGTTTTCTGCCAAGGATTTTTATGCGGCGAGGATTAAAATTGCGATTGAAAGTACCATCAGCGATTTGGCTTGGAACATCAAAGCGGTACAAGAGATACCTAGAACAGACTTCTTTGATCGCTTGATTTTTGCTGCTTTTGAGGAAGAAAACAAGAAGAATTTTGATTTGATCTTCATGTTGCTATCGATGATATATGATGCACAGAGTATCAAACTCGTGCGTGACAATATTGACTTAGGAACTACGGACAGTGTGTCATTTGGGATTGAGATGCTTGATATTTTTGTGGATGAGAACATCAAGCCCAAACTATCTGCAGTGTTGGATGATGTGACTCCTGAAGAAAAGCTGAAAAGGTTGAACAATTATTTCCCTCCCGAGAACTTTGAGGATTATTCGGATTTGCTCTTGCAGATAGTCAACCGAGATTACAACAATATCAACAAGTACACCAAGTGCCTAGCGATCTATAAACTATCTCTGATCAGAGGTCAGAAGGTGACAGATGATTTGATTGCCAATTTGTTCAATCCAGATTATGTGATGGTACAAACGGCGGCAGCTACGATGTACAAACTAGATGCGGATGCCTATCAATACCATACCAAACGATTAAAAACTACCTTGAAAAAGAGATTGGACAAGGATATTGTTCCTCCAGTTTTCAAAATCAATCAGGAGGATGTTCATCAAAAGCTTTTGGTGATAGAAAGGGTGATTATGCTCAAGCAGATTGAGATTTTCAAAGGAATACCAGGGGTGATTTTGCTTGAACTTTGCAAGAGATTTGAAGAGATCAAAGTAGGAGCCAATACTACGATTGCCGAGATTGGCGATTATGGTACAGCACCAGTTTATATAGTATTGAAGGGGTCACTCAGAGTGGATTATGAGGACGGCACCAGCAAGATATTGGAGGAAAAAGGGATCGTAGGACACAAGTTAATCTTGATGTCGGACGTTTACCCCTACAACTTGACTACAGAGACAGAGTGTTTGTTGCTTACAATAGGTAAGGACGAATTGTACGATGCAGTTTCTCGCAATGTAGAGATGGTCGATGGTATCCTTACGATAGTCAACGAAAGTGAGATAGAAGAAGAAGTTGAGTCATTATTCAATTGA
- a CDS encoding NupC/NupG family nucleoside CNT transporter encodes MIVRSVILLFFFCFSFFLSPVCAQDSLLLGVSVDSISVDSIHLVAAPVSHGHDLITHEQDSTEDGFVSVLRGMLGIVVLLLIAWLFSSNRKAISWKIVGIGLGIQLLLAVGVLHLSAVRMVFEFVGKLFTQVLEFTKVGSQFLFGNLMSIDSYGFVFALQILPTIIFFSAITSVLFYLGIIQKVVYLLAWLLGKALKLSGAESLSVAGNIFLGQTEASLLIKGYIDNMNRSEILLVMTGGMATVAGGVLAAYIGFLGGDDPVQRLLFAKHLLAASIMAAPGAVIVSKIIFPQTEAVDREVKISKMNVGSNFLDALSNGTTEGLKLAMNVGAMLLVFFAFLSMMNFVLFQIGSFTGWNETIMSFSNGNYSSLSLEFILGYLFAPLMWLIGVGVEDITLVGRLLGEKIIASEFVGYESLARLKGEGAFAQTKSIIMATYMLCGFANFASIGIQIGGIGGIAPSKKVMLSELGFKALIAGTIASLLSATIVGMIM; translated from the coding sequence ATGATTGTAAGAAGTGTCATTCTCCTCTTTTTTTTCTGTTTCTCATTCTTTTTGTCGCCCGTTTGTGCGCAAGATTCTTTGCTGCTAGGCGTATCCGTTGACAGTATTTCTGTTGATTCCATACATTTGGTTGCAGCGCCTGTATCCCATGGTCATGACTTGATCACCCACGAACAGGATTCTACTGAAGACGGTTTTGTTTCAGTGCTCAGAGGGATGTTGGGTATCGTTGTGTTGCTTTTGATTGCGTGGTTATTTAGCAGCAATAGGAAAGCTATCTCTTGGAAGATCGTAGGGATAGGATTGGGGATTCAGTTGTTACTGGCAGTAGGTGTTTTGCACCTGTCAGCAGTGAGAATGGTTTTTGAATTTGTCGGTAAGCTATTTACACAAGTCCTAGAGTTTACAAAGGTTGGAAGCCAGTTTTTGTTTGGGAACTTGATGAGCATAGATTCATATGGTTTTGTGTTTGCGTTGCAGATTTTGCCTACTATTATATTTTTCTCTGCGATCACCAGTGTGCTTTTCTATTTAGGGATCATTCAAAAGGTGGTTTATCTGTTGGCATGGCTACTAGGTAAGGCGTTGAAACTAAGTGGAGCAGAGAGTCTCAGTGTCGCAGGTAATATTTTTCTTGGGCAGACCGAAGCTTCCTTGCTGATCAAAGGCTACATTGACAACATGAATCGCTCAGAGATTTTACTCGTGATGACGGGAGGAATGGCTACTGTGGCTGGAGGTGTACTGGCTGCATACATTGGTTTCTTGGGCGGAGATGATCCTGTCCAAAGATTGCTATTCGCAAAACATTTGCTCGCAGCATCGATCATGGCGGCACCTGGTGCGGTGATAGTTTCCAAAATCATATTCCCCCAGACAGAGGCAGTAGATAGAGAGGTGAAAATCAGTAAAATGAATGTTGGTTCAAACTTTCTTGATGCTTTGTCCAATGGTACGACCGAAGGATTGAAATTGGCAATGAATGTAGGAGCTATGCTGCTCGTTTTCTTTGCTTTTCTCTCCATGATGAATTTTGTACTGTTTCAGATTGGCTCCTTTACTGGCTGGAACGAGACCATCATGTCATTTTCGAATGGCAATTATAGTTCCTTGAGTTTGGAGTTTATCCTAGGGTATTTGTTTGCACCCTTGATGTGGTTGATTGGTGTGGGAGTAGAGGATATCACGCTTGTAGGTAGATTGTTGGGAGAGAAAATCATTGCGAGTGAGTTCGTGGGATATGAGAGTCTAGCAAGACTCAAAGGAGAGGGAGCTTTTGCACAGACTAAGTCTATTATCATGGCGACCTACATGTTGTGCGGTTTTGCTAATTTCGCCTCCATAGGTATTCAAATCGGAGGGATCGGAGGGATCGCTCCTAGCAAGAAAGTAATGTTGTCTGAGTTGGGATTCAAAGCCTTGATCGCTGGTACGATAGCATCCTTGCTGTCAGCAACTATCGTAGGAATGATCATGTAA
- a CDS encoding AMP-binding protein, producing the protein MKIIFQNTIYSPDELNQLSKTYLGSQPLCQFISHWLEGHSDFTFQTSGSTGIPKNISVQRRQIEASVHATADFLNLKASDQVLLCLNPQYIASIMMAARALVLDMDLYIQAPSANPLTTLNHTIDFASFVPFQIYQMIQENSILQLEGIKNVLIGGAPLNQETFDILSSLNNNCYLTYGMTETVSHIALMKISGDYQQACYDVLDGIKIGNNDEQCLQIQGVVTNDQWIQTTDVVELISERQFRWLGRADHVINSGGIKIHPEQLEKYLSSLITTGEFFIGGISDSKLNERCVLVTESPMSPDKFVQIQESVAEHFSKHHVPKAYFHLPTFIKTESGKLKRKEMLVQIEK; encoded by the coding sequence ATGAAAATAATTTTCCAAAATACAATCTACAGCCCTGATGAGCTGAATCAACTCTCCAAGACATACCTTGGTAGCCAACCTTTGTGTCAATTTATCTCCCATTGGCTCGAAGGTCATAGTGACTTCACTTTTCAGACTTCTGGATCTACAGGGATACCCAAAAACATATCAGTCCAGCGCAGACAAATAGAAGCCAGCGTACATGCCACCGCAGATTTCCTAAATCTGAAGGCCTCTGATCAAGTACTGCTCTGCCTCAATCCTCAATACATAGCATCTATCATGATGGCGGCCAGGGCGCTTGTTCTAGACATGGATTTATATATCCAGGCACCCAGTGCCAACCCACTCACCACACTGAATCACACCATTGATTTCGCATCATTTGTTCCTTTTCAGATTTATCAAATGATCCAAGAGAACTCCATTCTTCAATTAGAAGGAATCAAAAATGTCTTGATCGGTGGTGCGCCGCTTAATCAAGAAACTTTTGACATCCTATCCTCCCTCAACAACAATTGCTATCTCACCTATGGCATGACAGAGACAGTCAGCCATATTGCACTGATGAAAATCTCAGGAGACTACCAACAAGCATGCTATGATGTATTGGATGGGATAAAAATCGGAAATAACGATGAGCAATGCCTACAAATACAAGGGGTAGTCACTAATGATCAATGGATCCAAACAACAGATGTAGTAGAGCTCATATCAGAACGACAATTTCGATGGCTCGGTAGAGCCGACCATGTCATCAACTCAGGTGGAATCAAAATTCACCCAGAACAACTCGAAAAATATTTGTCAAGCCTGATCACAACTGGTGAATTTTTCATCGGAGGGATTTCGGATTCAAAATTGAACGAAAGATGCGTATTGGTCACCGAATCACCAATGTCACCGGATAAGTTTGTACAAATTCAGGAATCAGTCGCAGAGCACTTTTCGAAACATCATGTCCCCAAGGCCTACTTCCATTTACCCACTTTCATCAAAACCGAGAGTGGAAAATTGAAGAGAAAAGAGATGCTTGTTCAAATAGAAAAGTAA
- a CDS encoding zinc-binding dehydrogenase codes for MQRQAYRIDKVGSTSNLKLVTEEISAPHANEVQVEVKTIGLNFADVFAIHGLYSATPKGSFVPGLEFCGVVEEVGAEVTDYKKGDKIMGVTRFGGYATKINIDDKHIVALPPDWSYEEGAAYLVQGLTAYYALVYLGGLKKGQNVLIHSGAGGVGILANRIAKCYEAFTIGTIGSDRKLDVLQREGFDASIVRSKDFGADLKNALGDRDLNLIIETIGGEVFKAGYKAMAPQGRMVVVGASQFASPGSKPNYFKLLWKFVTRPKLDPQEMIQDNKSVMGFNLIWLYEKVEIMDELLTAMSKLDLGRPYVGSVFAFDQLHDAVKLFQSGKSTGKVVVKVS; via the coding sequence ATGCAAAGACAAGCGTACAGAATTGACAAAGTAGGATCTACCTCCAACCTGAAACTGGTGACAGAAGAAATATCCGCCCCACATGCGAATGAGGTACAGGTAGAGGTCAAAACGATAGGGCTCAATTTTGCGGATGTTTTTGCAATCCATGGATTATACAGTGCCACTCCCAAAGGCAGTTTTGTACCAGGGTTGGAGTTTTGTGGTGTAGTCGAGGAGGTAGGTGCTGAGGTCACAGACTACAAAAAGGGAGACAAGATCATGGGTGTGACGCGTTTTGGGGGCTATGCTACCAAGATCAATATTGATGACAAACATATTGTAGCATTGCCGCCTGATTGGAGCTACGAGGAAGGTGCAGCCTACTTGGTGCAGGGTCTGACGGCCTATTACGCACTGGTTTATTTAGGGGGATTGAAAAAGGGACAAAATGTACTCATCCACAGTGGTGCAGGTGGTGTGGGCATCTTGGCCAATAGGATTGCCAAATGCTATGAAGCCTTTACGATCGGGACCATCGGTAGTGACCGCAAGTTGGATGTGCTGCAGCGAGAGGGGTTTGATGCGTCGATTGTGCGTAGCAAGGATTTTGGAGCAGATCTAAAAAATGCTCTGGGAGACAGAGACCTCAATTTGATCATTGAAACCATTGGTGGTGAGGTATTCAAAGCTGGATACAAGGCGATGGCACCACAGGGAAGAATGGTGGTAGTGGGGGCATCTCAATTCGCCTCACCAGGTTCTAAACCGAATTATTTCAAGTTGCTGTGGAAGTTTGTGACACGACCCAAGTTAGACCCGCAAGAGATGATCCAAGACAACAAGTCTGTAATGGGTTTCAACTTGATCTGGCTTTATGAGAAAGTAGAGATTATGGATGAGCTTTTAACTGCCATGAGCAAATTGGATTTGGGAAGACCCTATGTAGGATCTGTTTTTGCCTTTGATCAACTCCACGATGCAGTGAAGCTCTTCCAGAGTGGCAAATCCACAGGTAAGGTAGTAGTGAAGGTGTCATAG